The following coding sequences are from one Desulfosporosinus orientis DSM 765 window:
- a CDS encoding (Fe-S)-binding protein, with protein MSVYDSLGSITEELHKCMKCGNCMAVCPIYKETRQEVGVARGKISLAEYILSGETEMTKRMGDRFSLCTTCMACNSNCPCGVRFDKIILAARAEAVRKKGLQPAKKIAFTALKMQRVFDFGMKAGSIFQGVALKNIPNKHSKLARMRVDVGIGKEKVFPMLAKKTLRSEFPEVIRVNNPKMRVGFFTGCMINYFYTDIGRAVIEVLKENDIEVVMPKSQACCGIPASVNGDVTSARTLAKRNLRAFERMGADALVVACSSGGTAWKHVFGELLEDDHELKALADQWAKKSYDISEFLIHQVPFKKEGLGRVERKVTYHEPCHLNRGQGISKEPREILKSIPGMELIEMKEPGRCCGMAGSFSLVHPDLSGQISDRKTADIQTTHTDTVATGCPACRLQLQSGVENAGFDEEVLHTVQILAESYRAGKKE; from the coding sequence GTGTCCGTATATGATTCACTGGGTTCGATTACCGAAGAACTCCATAAATGTATGAAATGCGGAAACTGCATGGCGGTATGCCCCATTTACAAGGAAACACGCCAGGAAGTCGGAGTTGCCAGGGGAAAGATTAGTTTAGCGGAATACATTCTCTCCGGCGAAACAGAGATGACTAAGAGAATGGGGGATCGTTTTTCCCTCTGTACCACCTGTATGGCCTGTAATAGCAACTGTCCCTGTGGGGTTCGGTTTGATAAGATTATTCTTGCGGCAAGAGCAGAAGCCGTCCGCAAAAAAGGGCTGCAGCCGGCTAAAAAAATTGCCTTTACTGCCTTGAAGATGCAGCGGGTGTTTGATTTCGGGATGAAGGCGGGTAGTATCTTCCAGGGTGTAGCCTTAAAAAACATACCGAACAAACACAGCAAATTAGCGCGTATGCGCGTGGATGTGGGGATAGGTAAGGAGAAAGTTTTCCCCATGTTGGCCAAGAAGACCCTGCGTTCCGAATTCCCTGAAGTGATTAGAGTTAATAACCCAAAGATGAGAGTTGGGTTCTTCACGGGCTGCATGATCAACTATTTTTACACGGACATCGGCAGAGCGGTGATCGAGGTGCTTAAGGAAAATGACATAGAAGTTGTCATGCCTAAGTCCCAGGCTTGCTGCGGTATCCCAGCCTCCGTCAATGGGGATGTGACTTCAGCACGGACTTTAGCCAAACGCAATTTGCGAGCCTTTGAAAGAATGGGGGCGGATGCCTTAGTTGTCGCCTGTTCTTCAGGTGGTACTGCCTGGAAGCATGTATTTGGCGAACTGCTGGAAGATGATCACGAACTTAAAGCCTTGGCGGATCAATGGGCTAAAAAGTCCTACGATATTTCTGAGTTTCTGATTCATCAAGTTCCCTTTAAGAAAGAAGGTTTAGGGCGGGTAGAGCGTAAAGTGACCTATCATGAACCATGTCACTTAAACCGCGGACAGGGGATTAGTAAGGAACCCCGGGAGATTTTAAAAAGCATTCCCGGAATGGAATTGATTGAAATGAAAGAGCCGGGTCGCTGTTGTGGTATGGCCGGATCATTCAGCCTTGTCCACCCGGATCTCTCCGGACAGATTTCTGATCGTAAAACAGCAGATATCCAGACAACCCATACGGATACCGTGGCAACGGGTTGTCCGGCTTGCCGGCTGCAGCTGCAAAGCGGGGTGGAAAATGCCGGATTTGACGAAGAAGTATTGCATACAGTTCAAATCCTGGCTGAGTCTTATCGGGCCGGTAAAAAAGAATAA